The genomic stretch ATTATTCTAGTGTTGCCTTCCATTTCATAACTACAATCATCAAGCAAGCGGTTGCCATCATTACCTTCCTAAAAAGAAATAAGGGGGAAATTAGTTAAAGAATTTACACATTGGCCCAACCATAAAGCACTTGGGCACGTATCTCTTTTCAAGGCCACTTAAGGTTTTATTAACTCAACATAATTTTCACAGCTAAAACTAAATCTGTTTCTATCTTCAAAAATCAAACAAAATAATGAGGGGATGCTTTATTGCGGTGGCCTTGCTTTTACAAGCAATGGCTCACGGCCAAAATATTTTTGATGTGGCTCGCACGAATGATTTGGCATCACTGGGTAAAATGATAAAATTAAATCCAGATACGGTACATAGTAAAAATGCAAGCGGGCATACACCTTTGATTTTAGCTGCTTACAACAATCAAGTTGAGATGGCTGATAAACTCATCCAAAGTGGAGCGGATGTAAACTATACTTTTTCGCAAGGTTCAGCTATACATGGCGCAGCTTTTAAAGGGCATTTGGATATTGTAAAACTACTGGTGAAAAACGGAGCTGATATTGATGAGCCCGACCAAAACAAAACTACGCCTTTGATTTACGCTACGCTTTTTGGTCATACTGAGCTGGCCAAGTATTTATA from Owenweeksia hongkongensis DSM 17368 encodes the following:
- a CDS encoding ankyrin repeat domain-containing protein, with the protein product MRGCFIAVALLLQAMAHGQNIFDVARTNDLASLGKMIKLNPDTVHSKNASGHTPLILAAYNNQVEMADKLIQSGADVNYTFSQGSAIHGAAFKGHLDIVKLLVKNGADIDEPDQNKTTPLIYATLFGHTELAKYLYVNGANPNYSDATGSSAINYAESLNNEILLNTFKSQKE